One stretch of Halobaculum marinum DNA includes these proteins:
- a CDS encoding alkaline phosphatase family protein, with protein MTLVILAIDALDTKLVEHYDIDEYRLDAHTQMETVAHQFEHPFTPEAWATVATGLHPTEHGVTEDGTSSWNNPLIDFASKFVGHLDVHTRAWLGNKITALTGEEYTVGVTDAPTIFDPEYAVVHNWPGVANGAELRKTWQITDGDPPKEYFERELKGMAVQQFAWAREMAQHPIALAGVHVHTVDMASHAYGEQEDELERLYRWTAEQVRHVREGLGEDDELLILSDHGSYTSFLDPGEVPGKHAFRAFASTTHPDGPPKSVFDVKEWVEERIDVGEYQESNLDLPKEQLRDLGYID; from the coding sequence ATGACTCTGGTCATCCTCGCCATCGACGCGCTCGACACGAAGCTCGTAGAACACTACGACATCGACGAGTACCGCCTCGACGCTCACACCCAGATGGAAACCGTCGCCCACCAGTTCGAACACCCGTTCACACCCGAAGCGTGGGCGACCGTCGCGACCGGCCTTCATCCGACGGAGCACGGCGTCACCGAGGACGGAACCAGTTCGTGGAACAACCCACTCATCGACTTCGCCTCGAAGTTCGTCGGCCACCTCGACGTCCACACCCGGGCGTGGCTCGGCAACAAGATCACGGCGCTTACCGGTGAGGAGTACACCGTCGGCGTCACTGACGCGCCGACGATATTCGACCCGGAGTACGCCGTCGTCCACAACTGGCCCGGCGTCGCCAACGGCGCAGAACTGCGCAAGACCTGGCAGATTACCGACGGTGACCCTCCCAAAGAGTACTTCGAGCGGGAGCTGAAGGGAATGGCCGTCCAACAGTTTGCGTGGGCACGTGAGATGGCACAGCACCCGATCGCACTCGCTGGCGTCCACGTCCACACGGTGGACATGGCCTCACACGCCTACGGTGAACAGGAGGACGAACTCGAACGGCTCTACCGCTGGACCGCAGAGCAAGTGCGCCACGTCCGCGAGGGACTCGGTGAAGACGACGAACTCCTCATTCTGAGTGACCACGGCAGCTACACCTCCTTCCTCGACCCGGGAGAAGTCCCCGGGAAACACGCCTTCCGCGCGTTCGCGTCGACCACCCATCCTGACGGGCCACCGAAGTCCGTCTTCGACGTCAAGGAGTGGGTCGAAGAGCGCATCGACGTTGGCGAGTACCAGGAGTCGAATCTCGACCTCCCGAAAGAACAGCTTCGGGATCTGGGGTATATCGACTGA
- a CDS encoding aldo/keto reductase encodes MGPVSSRSLGFGTAGFESRSVAVQSVREALDVGYRHLDTAQQYSHTAAIGEAIAESDVPREEIFIATKLHSKNLTHDAVLTETRSILDRLGLDTIDLLYVHWPAHTYDPEETFGAMGELVESGAVRHVGGCNFTADLLREAVSVSPVPLCANQIEMHPFLPQDDLLETCRAEGVDVVAHTPLAGGAVFGSDVLRDIATERDATVAQVVLAWLLARGAYPIPKATGDHIGENYAATALALTPEERARIDAIETERRVVDYEFAPWNR; translated from the coding sequence ATGGGTCCAGTCTCCTCACGCTCTCTGGGATTCGGGACAGCCGGCTTCGAGAGTCGGAGCGTCGCGGTGCAGTCAGTGCGGGAGGCGCTCGACGTGGGGTACCGGCACCTCGATACCGCCCAGCAGTACAGCCACACCGCTGCGATCGGGGAAGCCATTGCCGAGAGCGACGTGCCACGCGAGGAGATATTCATCGCCACGAAACTTCACTCCAAGAACCTCACCCACGACGCAGTGCTGACCGAGACGCGATCGATCCTCGATCGCCTGGGTTTGGACACGATAGACCTCCTCTACGTCCACTGGCCGGCGCACACGTACGACCCCGAGGAGACGTTCGGAGCCATGGGCGAACTTGTCGAATCGGGGGCGGTACGACACGTCGGTGGCTGTAACTTCACGGCCGACCTGCTGCGGGAGGCAGTATCGGTCTCGCCCGTACCGCTGTGTGCGAATCAGATCGAGATGCACCCTTTCTTGCCGCAGGACGACCTGCTGGAGACATGTCGCGCTGAAGGGGTCGACGTCGTCGCTCACACACCGCTGGCCGGTGGAGCGGTGTTCGGCTCAGACGTGTTGCGTGACATCGCGACTGAGCGCGACGCGACGGTTGCTCAGGTCGTGCTCGCGTGGCTGCTGGCCCGTGGCGCCTACCCAATACCGAAGGCGACCGGTGACCACATCGGGGAGAACTACGCCGCGACAGCGCTAGCACTGACGCCGGAGGAACGTGCCCGCATCGACGCCATCGAGACGGAACGTCGCGTCGTCGACTACGAGTTTGCGCCATGGAACCGATAG
- a CDS encoding sugar nucleotidyltransferase, producing the protein MKGVVLAGGRGTRLRPMTKIMNKHVLPVYDEPMIFYPVRTLLENGISEILVISAPEYIGGYIQLLEEEFEDAEFSYKVQDEPAGIAHAIQLAKRFVDDTFAVVLGDNIVMDDISESITEFDESDEECMIFLKEVSDPSRYGVAEVEDDRVIELKEKPDSPETNTAVIGLYLYTSDVFDRIPELTKSDRGELEVTDLNRTYIEDDSLGYSELDGQWFDVGTPDGLLKASNFVAESRDA; encoded by the coding sequence ATGAAAGGAGTTGTTCTGGCGGGCGGGCGTGGGACCCGGCTACGGCCGATGACGAAGATCATGAACAAGCACGTCCTCCCGGTCTACGACGAGCCGATGATATTCTACCCCGTTCGGACCCTCTTGGAGAATGGCATCTCGGAGATACTCGTCATCAGCGCCCCGGAGTACATCGGCGGGTACATCCAACTCCTCGAAGAGGAGTTCGAGGACGCCGAGTTCAGCTACAAGGTGCAGGATGAGCCCGCAGGCATCGCGCACGCCATCCAACTCGCGAAGCGGTTCGTCGACGACACGTTCGCGGTTGTGCTCGGTGATAACATCGTGATGGACGACATCAGCGAGAGCATCACGGAGTTCGATGAAAGCGACGAGGAGTGTATGATCTTCCTGAAGGAAGTCTCCGACCCATCCCGCTACGGCGTCGCAGAGGTCGAAGACGACCGCGTCATAGAACTGAAAGAGAAGCCCGACTCCCCGGAGACCAACACCGCAGTCATCGGACTCTACCTCTACACGTCGGACGTGTTCGATCGAATCCCGGAGCTCACGAAGTCGGACCGCGGCGAGTTGGAGGTTACTGACCTCAACCGGACGTACATCGAGGACGACTCGCTCGGCTACAGCGAGTTGGACGGGCAGTGGTTCGACGTGGGCACCCCCGACGGACTCCTAAAAGCGAGCAACTTCGTCGCAGAGAGTCGGGACGCCTGA